aagtttaaaattaaaattatggagttaattaaaaaataacatcaaattttaagataatatttataaagtataaaatatttgagatatattaataatttttaataacctagaggtcaaaacataatattaaaaatattttgatctttaaaaaaaagtaaaaaaaaaagagtctatATACATGCATGGAGAGGGGGGAGCAAGAAGATGTGGATGTTGTATGAAAACGTGCGAGCGAGTTGTGGCCAGGGATGTAGAAGCACTGCAGTAGTAATCAACTGTGCATGCATGTGCCACTACAAAAATCGTGTGTTGTTTTCGGATATTGGCTGAGCATATGGAGCCAAGAGAAGTGGGTCCCTCTCTTTCCTTTCCTTGAGTGAGATGCATGGTGGAAATTCCCAGTTCTTATTTTTCCggtcaaaacctatttttgacctggtttgaCCGAGTTTTAAAACTTCCGATTTTTAGAATTAGCTCGGACCGGACACTTGGCCGGTTTCCGATTCGACCGGTCGGACccgccggtccggtccgagtttaaaaacagagTTCTATACTCGATCGGCATTTCTTGAAGCTCAGAAGTCGTATTCTAAGTTTGGAACTGCTGCTTCTGCTGATGATTCTAAAAGGGAGGTTGCTGCTTTCTTTGCTCATGTCACTCATGAGACTAGACGTAAGTGTTTTCAACAACTCTACTAAAGAGAATTACTTTGGAACtttctataaaatatttttagtaACTTTTCTAAATGTTGGTACAGTAATATATAGATTATTTTTCTGGACTCACCCTTGGGTAAGTCCCatgttcaaaaaattttttttttcggagacgATAAACCTAATTTATCCTACACTAAGAGGGAGGGGGCGGACCTAAGGAGGCTCAGGGGTAACTCGGAGGGGACTGAACTACCACTAGACTAGACGGGTGCACAGCACACCCACCTGGATTTTTTTAGAAACAAGCCACTTAAATGTGGCATTTTTTGTAGGAGGTAAGGTTTGAACCCTTTGGTCTATTGGATATTTGAAAACCGGATCTACCCAAGttttgactatttttttttgcaatattATCCAAGAActttcttcaaaaactaaaacTTTAACAAGAAATACTTATTATTGTAATAATTTATCATGAATATGGGTGTCACTTATAACTGGATAGAGAAATTATTAGTTTCCGTTCTTTTTACTTTGTTGTAGTAGTCAACTTTATAATTTAGTAAGCATGTGATTACTTACAACTTTGTAAATTTTAAATCACTTGTGGTCCATTCATAAATATTGATggctcttcttttctttttctttttgggaaaATAAACCAagcttcaaaaattttctttttaattatcATTGTTTTATTGAAGTCAAGTtctagtaattttattatttagtgaTTGGTGTTTTATTTCATAATTAATCGTGTTGTTTCTTATTCAATGATTCTGATAAATTATCACTAGAGTATTAGGTGGAGTACTTTCTAAAAATTTAAGAGAGCCTAAAATAGTCTATAGAAAATTTATTAGATTTTTATTGTGGTGagattttcttctttgtttgaaatattaatGTCATTTTGAGTTAAGTTATTTATTCTCTTTTCTCCCACataaatatttttgtttgtGATTCTTAAATCCTTTTAATTCTATAATTTTGCAATTAATTGTTATTAGAACTCATAAAAtttgttttctacatttttcattATCATATCATCCGACAATCCTTGTCTTACCTAAcgtccattttttcttttttggcaatTCGACGGAATGATAACTAATACAACGTCTCTATATCATGCAGACATGTGCTATATAGAAGAGATAAACGGCCCGTCCAGAAACTACTGTGACAAGAGCAACACTCAGTATCCATGTGTGCCAGGCAAGGGGTATTACGGCCGCGGTCCACTACAAATATCATGGAACTACATCTATGGACCAGCAGGACAAAGCATTGGGTTCGATGGACTAAGTCAACCTGAACTTGTAGCCAGGAATAATGTTATTTCATTCAAAACTGCCTTGTGGTTTTGGATGAACAATTGTCATTCGCGTATAATTTCCGGCCAGGGTTTCGGGGCTACAATTCGTGCCATTAATGGTCGGCTTGAATGTGACGGTGCAAATCCAAACACTGTTAGTGCTTGTGTTGGGTTTTATACTCAATATTGTCGCCAACTGGGTGTTGATCCTGGTTAAAATCTCAGATGCTAGGGTACTTCTGGAGAGCCGAAAGTGCTCGGAAGGGAGTAATATGTTGAGCTATAAAGGCTTAAAACTGATtggaaattaataaaaattagcaAAAGGTGTTTACCTTTCTTGCTCTTTATAAGCGAAAGTTGTTAAGTTTTGAAATCATATAATTGATTTTGTTGGTCTTGTTCCGATTTCTTGGAGTATTTACAAATAGGCATGTTCCAGTTTTGAACCCTTGATCATATTTGTCGAGCTTTTGACTTTGGTGTTTCCACTCTCAACATGCCTCTCCATTGAAGTTTCCTCACgtctttcatttactttttatgTTTCAATATGCTATTGGCAATTTTAGACGTGATTTTTCTCAAGGTATGACCCTTGAGGCTCAGAAACATACTAAGATTATGCGAGGGTCTAAACGCACCAATGTTAAGGCAATATTGGGAGTTCAACCGAAGCATAAGAGACTAAGGAACAGAAAGCACTATTATACCGAAGTACAAAAAACGTTGAATTAGATCTAATTCTACTGGCTGAAGAGACTAATTAGGGAATTATAAGGTCTTTGGTTCAATTCTGTTTTATCTTTCTGCCACCAAAAGGGCAATAACTTATCTGCACACGCATGGTGAGACAATGAACGACGAGAAACAAATAACTTTCACTTGTAAAGTCTATGAGAATATGGGGAAACTTATGCTtcgaaaagattttttttcagCTCATGGTAGAAACCAAAAAATTGGGCAGCATAATAAGCGCTCGGGTAGTAAATATAGTATTTTATATTTGTATCATTTCCTATACGCTAGCAAAATTTTACCAATTAATTCATGTAGTGTGCAACAAgtgttggatccttaatccaacattggacttatatgtgaataattatgggtTACAAACTGTCAAATAAAGTTAagtccaattaaagtgatcaaatatggCTTGgacttaatgtatctaataggatgtgggCCTTTAATGTGTAGAAACTTAAGGGctcctatttctatgatgggctgaaatagggctccaaaaaggtaacaagaatgttacctataaataaGGGTTATGGTCCCCAGGTCACACGGATCATTATTTTAATTGTCGTATTTTCTAATACCACAAAATAGCTCTTCCCTGATATCCCATCGTtaggaaagataccagagagaaactaaaggCCTCTCTCAAGGACTGGCGAATACGTGTTGACCTGGAAGGCCACTCCAAATTCTCTAaggattcaagtatcaagtttgtCAATATAGATTCAGGTACGCTTCCgctattttattgttaatttatttcttaataatcgccatatAGATTTTGGGTTTAATAGGTGATGGTTTTCACCAAAGGCTAAATCTAGATAACCACccttacaagtggtatcagagccgataTGGTTGATTATTAGGAAATAAGTTGGATTTAGTAATTTATAtgtaaacatatatatatatatttctatcTCATGAATTCGGtttttggatatatatatatatatatatatatatatatatatgcacataggccattaaacaagaaaaatctTGGTAATCGAGACTGTCTTGAATTTTGACTATGAATGCATGGATCCGCCGCATGATGAATAAGTCATGATATGGCTT
This Coffea arabica cultivar ET-39 chromosome 3e, Coffea Arabica ET-39 HiFi, whole genome shotgun sequence DNA region includes the following protein-coding sequences:
- the LOC113718181 gene encoding endochitinase EP3-like produces the protein MVLVGAFPQLISSQNCGYAPNLCCSKFGYCGTSNDYCGPGCQSGPCTAVPSGGNNGGASVAGIVTDAFFNGIANQAASGCAGKGLKTEFYTRSAFLEAQKSYSKFGTAASADDSKREVAAFFAHVTHETRHMCYIEEINGPSRNYCDKSNTQYPCVPGKGYYGRGPLQISWNYIYGPAGQSIGFDGLSQPELVARNNVISFKTALWFWMNNCHSRIISGQGFGATIRAINGRLECDGANPNTVSACVGFYTQYCRQLGVDPG